In Pseudomonas nunensis, a single window of DNA contains:
- a CDS encoding alpha/beta hydrolase family protein has protein sequence MKTAFCALLLIGLTTSALAHSVGFQASTLPDPQNQRPVEMVVWYPTASTAAPQLFGDNPVFVGALAVPNAPPTAGEHPLVVISHGNGGSWINQTWLASALAHKGYIVAAVNHPGTTSRDRNPQAAAQLWQRPADLSRAIDAVTAQPEKFGVVAKDRIAAVGHSLGGWTVMEIAGARFDPDRFAKDCIDHSKLASCTAYQAMNPASTPESKARLSADLRDKRVTAVVSLDLGLSRGMTDESLAKLPVPTLVIAAGVPSEELPAELESADLVKRLPQALKRYVEISDASHFSFMAVCKPGAVAMLEEDVPGDGIICGDGEGGRAREVIQEQVTSLIAEFLVGALRN, from the coding sequence GTGAAAACAGCTTTCTGCGCCCTGTTATTGATAGGCCTGACCACCAGCGCACTCGCTCACTCCGTCGGCTTCCAAGCCTCCACGCTGCCAGACCCGCAAAACCAGCGGCCGGTGGAGATGGTCGTCTGGTACCCCACCGCAAGCACCGCCGCCCCGCAACTGTTCGGCGACAACCCCGTATTCGTCGGCGCCCTCGCCGTGCCCAACGCACCACCGACTGCCGGCGAACACCCATTAGTGGTGATCTCCCACGGTAACGGCGGTAGTTGGATCAACCAGACATGGCTGGCCAGCGCACTCGCCCACAAGGGTTACATCGTCGCGGCAGTCAACCACCCCGGCACCACCAGCCGAGACCGCAACCCCCAAGCCGCCGCACAACTATGGCAACGACCTGCTGACCTCAGTCGAGCTATCGACGCAGTCACGGCTCAGCCGGAAAAATTTGGTGTGGTTGCGAAGGATCGAATTGCGGCTGTGGGGCATTCACTCGGCGGCTGGACCGTTATGGAAATCGCCGGGGCGCGGTTTGATCCTGATCGGTTTGCCAAGGACTGCATTGACCATTCGAAGTTGGCCAGTTGTACCGCCTACCAAGCGATGAACCCCGCAAGCACTCCGGAATCGAAGGCGCGGCTATCCGCCGATCTGCGCGATAAACGCGTTACAGCCGTTGTTTCATTGGACTTGGGGTTGTCGCGTGGGATGACTGATGAAAGTCTTGCTAAGTTGCCGGTTCCTACGTTGGTGATTGCGGCGGGGGTGCCGTCTGAAGAGCTTCCTGCTGAGTTGGAGTCTGCTGACTTGGTTAAGCGTTTGCCGCAAGCGTTGAAGCGTTATGTTGAGATTAGTGATGCTAGTCATTTTAGTTTTATGGCGGTGTGTAAGCCTGGGGCGGTGGCGATGCTTGAGGAGGATGTGCCTGGGGATGGGATTATTTGTGGGGATGGGGAGGGTGGGAGAGCGCGGGAGGTGATTCAGGAGCAGGTTACGTCGTTGATTGCGGAGTTTTTGGTGGGGGCACTCCGCAACTAA
- a CDS encoding DUF6036 family nucleotidyltransferase, with the protein MPVEVPDVLPAIVDTSKPLGQAVVAMFKGVQEELDGYPSGSVKIIIFGGVAVHLYTHHRVSVDIDGEIFHCDRSLSKAELIESLGATPESFIDPTGRTLALNYDLTFNTTLGPLHEDYLERAIRLEEFDEASPIHIWIAAPLDLAISKLGRATDQDIEDIEKLLRMGLILTTDLNRLALQAIDVYVGNKEPPYSILKRIIADYLETNDDDEAP; encoded by the coding sequence ATGCCCGTAGAAGTTCCAGATGTGCTTCCCGCCATCGTTGATACCAGCAAGCCGCTCGGACAGGCAGTCGTGGCAATGTTCAAAGGCGTCCAGGAGGAGCTTGACGGGTACCCGTCAGGGTCAGTGAAAATCATTATCTTTGGCGGTGTCGCGGTACACCTGTATACCCATCACCGTGTTTCAGTGGATATTGACGGCGAAATTTTTCATTGTGATCGCTCTCTGAGCAAGGCTGAACTCATTGAAAGCCTGGGGGCGACACCAGAGTCGTTCATCGATCCTACAGGGCGAACTCTAGCCTTGAACTATGATCTTACCTTCAACACGACGCTTGGGCCGTTGCATGAGGATTATCTCGAACGTGCGATTCGTCTTGAAGAATTTGACGAAGCCTCTCCAATTCACATTTGGATTGCTGCCCCATTGGATTTGGCTATCTCAAAGCTCGGGCGCGCTACCGATCAAGACATCGAAGATATTGAAAAGCTGCTACGGATGGGGCTAATCTTGACCACAGATCTGAATCGACTGGCTTTACAAGCTATTGATGTGTACGTTGGCAACAAGGAACCACCATACTCAATCCTCAAGCGCATTATTGCGGATTATCTGGAGACTAACGATGATGACGAAGCGCCATAG
- a CDS encoding class I SAM-dependent methyltransferase: MSNAWNEGYFTDEGYTYSYSREINPVFLRYCLLLRGFASLETTEGYHCELGFGQGVSINIHAAANPGSWVGTDFHPGQAAHANALATAWGSDAQLYDDSFEQLLARHDLPQFDSISLHGIWTWVSRDNQKLIVEFARRHLKPGGLLYISYNCFPGWSPLAPLRHLFSLHDRFGTNRSESPDQRIDAALQFSEALLAANPNYAASAPNLNAKLQSIKGQDRQYVAHEYFNRDWNCMYFTDVVEALAPAKLDFATTAVPLDTVDPLNLSAEGMDFLEGIDHPIVREQARDYFVNQNFRRDVYVRGANRLSASEQRQGMFNTRFVLLQAADSVSDTVKGPAGEASLQAEVYGPVLEALAASGYMPKTLRQLSGAVPSMSYDDLVQAITVLVGMNVAAPCQSEAAEKLVQARCSTLNLQLCKRSLLSNKIQVLASPVTGGGVPVSRFQQLFLISIKQGKKHPAEWAQLAWSIISDQGEGLLKDGNALTTAEENIAELTEQAEAFAGKSLVILKALGIL; encoded by the coding sequence ATGAGCAATGCCTGGAATGAAGGGTATTTCACCGACGAAGGCTACACCTACAGCTACAGCCGTGAAATCAATCCAGTCTTCCTGCGCTATTGCTTGTTGTTGCGTGGTTTTGCCAGCCTGGAGACAACCGAGGGCTATCACTGCGAGTTGGGCTTCGGGCAGGGCGTCTCGATCAATATCCATGCCGCAGCCAATCCAGGGTCCTGGGTAGGCACTGACTTCCATCCGGGCCAGGCGGCTCATGCCAATGCGCTTGCGACTGCCTGGGGCAGCGATGCGCAACTGTATGACGACAGCTTCGAGCAACTGCTGGCCCGGCATGATTTGCCGCAATTCGACAGCATCAGTCTGCACGGCATCTGGACGTGGGTCAGTCGCGACAACCAGAAATTGATCGTCGAATTCGCCCGTCGTCACCTCAAGCCTGGTGGTCTGCTGTACATCAGCTACAACTGCTTCCCCGGCTGGTCGCCTTTGGCGCCATTGCGTCATCTGTTCAGCCTGCACGACCGCTTTGGGACAAACCGTTCCGAAAGCCCGGACCAGCGTATAGACGCCGCATTGCAATTCTCCGAAGCGCTGCTGGCGGCCAACCCTAATTACGCCGCCTCGGCCCCGAACCTGAACGCCAAGCTGCAGAGCATCAAAGGCCAGGATCGGCAGTACGTCGCCCACGAATACTTCAACCGCGACTGGAACTGCATGTACTTCACCGACGTGGTCGAAGCCCTGGCCCCGGCCAAACTCGACTTCGCCACGACGGCCGTGCCACTGGATACGGTCGATCCGCTCAACTTGAGTGCGGAAGGCATGGACTTTCTGGAGGGCATCGATCATCCGATCGTGCGCGAACAAGCGCGTGACTACTTCGTCAATCAGAATTTCCGTCGAGATGTGTACGTGCGCGGTGCCAACCGACTGTCCGCTTCGGAACAGCGCCAAGGCATGTTCAATACACGTTTTGTCCTGCTGCAGGCGGCAGACAGTGTCTCCGATACCGTCAAGGGGCCAGCAGGCGAAGCGTCGCTACAGGCAGAAGTATATGGCCCCGTACTCGAAGCGCTGGCGGCCAGCGGCTATATGCCCAAGACGTTGCGCCAGTTATCAGGGGCCGTGCCCTCGATGTCTTACGACGATCTGGTGCAGGCCATCACCGTACTGGTAGGGATGAACGTAGCGGCACCGTGCCAGAGCGAAGCGGCCGAGAAGCTGGTACAGGCACGCTGCAGCACCCTCAACTTGCAGCTCTGCAAACGCTCGCTGCTCAGCAATAAAATCCAGGTCCTGGCCAGCCCGGTAACGGGTGGCGGCGTGCCGGTCAGCCGCTTCCAGCAGCTGTTCCTGATATCGATCAAACAAGGCAAAAAACACCCGGCGGAATGGGCGCAACTGGCTTGGAGCATCATCAGCGACCAAGGCGAAGGTCTGCTCAAGGATGGTAACGCGCTGACCACGGCTGAAGAAAATATTGCCGAACTGACCGAACAGGCTGAAGCGTTTGCCGGGAAATCGCTGGTGATACTCAAGGCGTTGGGCATCCTTTAA